In Trichoderma asperellum chromosome 1, complete sequence, a single window of DNA contains:
- a CDS encoding uncharacterized protein (SECRETED:SignalP(1-23)~EggNog:ENOG41) yields the protein MINSKLLSQLLLLIGAGAHTLHATEVARNAGKAAAVLDRTIQAIGGTQALNAVNGLQYHSSLFRSQTLTQSYNVIRSDQGVAEAGSQSVSFSFAEKQLKQRIDRKYQYGDYWIWAFPNLQPDIDYSMVVQSGPNGFACFNKGQNSFFAEDPSQPLGFADPFLADYLIHSAQQLALPHLLKSFLENQSSLLLSSVVEKNYDAEFTTLQMPGLDLLLLIDRSTFLPFAVRAPENHLIFGPSTSDMIFFNYTNVSFDGHHMRFPHRIQTLYNTVSVIEDFVIDELTVNPKFEADFFSPSNSTISHMDPRSSSDYPRSEVHEFFETGLWGGPFPEQFNSSSVQIAPVFHNGSTPEIMNLFVGYPDYIQMLVEMEDGIIITDAPAFRSRIVVEWVKKNMGGKKITHVVPSHHHRDHAGGVGDILAAGAALVIPEVAKPLYANVNGGDFKVITYNEEKPFILKDRKVQFASFWHPRAAHAEDWVFSVAAPACWTDASSGFALFNADVVSPGSGPAARWDTGYARGFLLDAIADGIPKSATLIGAHGSSEIGLGTQDSLAHVAELAGVPYPDPNTTGQHKWCY from the exons ATGATCAACTCAAAATTGTTGTCACAACTACTGTTGCTCATCGGAGCCGGTGCACACACTTTGCATGCAACGGAAGTTGCTCGTAATGCGGGAAAGGCGGCTGCTGTCTTGGATAGAACCATTCAAGCCATTGGTGGAACTCAAGCACTGAATGCCGTAAATGGTCTCCAATACCATTCTTC TCTCTTTCGGAGCCAGACGCTTACACAGAGCTACAATGTTATTCGGTCGGACCAGGGTGTGGCCGAAGCCGGCTCGCAGTCAGTCTCCTTTAGCTTCGCCGAAAAGCAGTTGAAACAACGCATCGATCGAAAGTATCAATATGGAGATTACTGGATATGGGCGTTTCCCAACCTTCAGCCGGATATCGATTACTCCATGGTGGTGCAGTCGGGACCAAATGGTTTTGCCTGCTTTAACAAGGGACAGAACTCCTTCTTTGCAGAAGACCCATCACAACCATTAGGCTTTGCGGATCCGTTCCTGGCCGATTATCTTATTCACTCAGCGCAGCAGCTAGCTTTGCCACATCTGCTAAAGTCGTTCCTTGAGAACCAATCCAGTTTGTTGCTCTCCTCCGTGGTTGAGAAGAACTATGACGCCGAGTTCACCACCCTCCAGATGCCTGGACTGGATCTTCTTTTGCTAATTGACCGGTCTACATTCCTCCCATTCGCGGTCCGGGCCCCGGAGAATCATCTCATCTTCGGCCCTTCCACCAGCGACATGATCTTTTTCAACTATACAAATGTTTCGTTCGACGGCCATCATATGAGATTTCCCCATCGAATTCAGACGCTGTACAATACTGTCTCGGTTATTGAGGACTTCGTCATTGACGAGCTCACGGTGAATCCCAAATTTGAGGCAGATTTCTTCTCGCCATCAAATTCGACCATCAGCCACATGGACCCACGTTCTAGTTCAGACTACCCAAGGTCTGAAGTTCATGAGTTTTTTGAAACGGGACTCTGGGGTGGTCCATTCCCAGAGCAATTCAACTCTTCAAGTGTTCAAATTGCACCAGTGTTCCATAACGGCTCCACACCTGAAATTATGAATTTGTTCGTTGGCTATCCTGACTACATTCAAATGCTGGTCGAAATGGAAGATGGTATTATCATTACAGACGCTCCTGCATTCCGATCCAGGATTGTTGTCGAATGGGTGAAGAAGAACATGGGAGGCAAAAAGATTACGCACGTTGTGCCCTCCCACCATCATCGTGACCACGCCGGCGGAGTCGGTGACATATTGGCAGCTGGTGCGGCGCTGGTGATACCCGAGGTCGCAAAGCCGCTCTATGCAAATGTCAACGGAGGAGACTTCAAGGTGATCACATACAATGAGGAAAAGCCCTTTATTCTCAAAGACCGTAAGGTACAGTTTGCATCGTTCTGGCACCCAAGAGCTGCACACGCCGAAGACTGGGTGTTTTCTGTCGCTGCGCCGGCGTGTTGGACAGATGCCAGCTCTGGATTCGCTCTTTTCAATGCAGACGTCGTCAGCCCCGGCTCTGGTCCGGCAGCAAGGTGGGACACTGGATATGCCCGGGGCTTTCTTCTTGACGCCATTGCCGATGGCATCCCGAAAAGCGCCACTCTGATCGGAGCCCACGGATCAAGTGAAATTGGACTCGGTACCCAAGATTCACTGGCACACGTTGCAGAGCTCGCTGGCGTGCCATATCCTGACCCAAATACCACTGGACAGCATAAGTGGTGCTATTAA
- a CDS encoding uncharacterized protein (EggNog:ENOG41): MAESKASRSIGKHACQACRRRKTRCYTDTLKENGKCRRCQAQEINCEWKEISKTRKRTRTGSRIAELEEKIVSLTSAMNNLDKNNVLSGSAGNSPNNSHSPNRFHRFESTLGSVTTDNAVPVASDTNILPTIDSSGPPSRGLASARHGKDHNPPESGSEPLNLTSAAKKKLLRCFFNTLLPQYPVVRSVANMPLESLEEYRPYSARAMITAACSVLEPQLFKDMHTQSTKTLAHVVLVQGHKSLDLLQALLITAVWGCPPTNLEHLNISQWSHTACTMAMDLGYGGRTSWQAQNQDIAELSQDASDGMLERYRAMFGVYLTCSRIAISFRRQRIISFSPSTGVALAIFKQYATETNDQRLVAWLQLQAIAEDIEAMKREAEMSSDPAVVEHINVKEKSALLEQRLREWEAKLDRTLLTASLEIDLNLCKSKLHELVICFDHNVQSLSLPSLATKSDAPLPGSRAPLSPTYTRILLSFISDCQSILDVLLNTGLENIRSLPLLTFFRVPYAFKALAMLQKRVTDPNDKISQIIDNDTLKWSHYAHSVSKVLEDASTHGLYAPAAVVLQIRDTVGNMHLAESIPTPSVHTRTLRSSTAPSPGQYMPTPPDVVVGIQDALPNNTAFGDCNVGLWPDDYGFAFMSEQEIPMSNFYYGMDNVGDRSGGW, from the exons ATGGCCGAGTCCAAGGCCTCTCGCAGCATTGGCAAACACGCCTGCCAGGCTTGCCGTAGGAGGAAGACACGATGCTATACCGACACGCTCAAAGAGAACGGCAAGTGTCGGCGTTGTCAAGCACAAGAAATCAACTGCGAATGGAAGGAAATCTCAAAGACCCGGAAGCGTACCCGTACTGGCTCGCGCATCGCGGAGCTAGAGGAGAAGATTGTATCGCTCACATCGGCCATGAACAATCTCGACAAGAATAACGTCTTGAGTGGATCCGCTGGGAACTCTCCTAATAATTCTCACTCTCCAAATCGTTTTCATAGATTTGAAAGCACATTGGGCTCTGTAACGACTGACAATGCTGTGCCCGTAGCTTCGGACACAAATATCCTACCCACCATCGACTCGTCTGGGCCACCATCGCGGGGATTAGCCAGCGCCCGACATGGTAAAGATCATAACCCACCAGAAAGCGGTTCCGAACCGTTGAATCTGACGTCGGCTGCTAAGAAGAAACTTCTTCGCTGTTTCTTCAATACGCTGCTTCCGCAGTACCCGGTGGTTCGTTCAGTGGCCAACATGCCTCTCGAGTCGTTAGAGGAATATCGGCCGTATTCGGCCAGAGCAATGATTACAGCAGCCTGCAGCGTTCTGGAACCACAGCTATTCAAAGACATGCATACTCAAAGTACAAAAACTCTGGCTCATGTAGTGCTCGTGCAGGGCCACAAAAGCCTTGACCTGCTTCAAGCACTTCTGATAACCGCGGTATGGGGATGTCCCCCAACTAACTTGGAGCACCTGAATATCTCCCAATGGTCTCATACCGCATGCACAATGGCCATGGATCTCGGATATGGCGGCAGGACATCATGGCAGGCGCAGAACCAAGATATTGCCGAGCTTTCCCAAGACGCCTCGGACGGCATGCTGGAAAGGTATCGGGCAATGTTTGGCGTCTATTTGACATGTTCAAG AATTGCCATTAGCTTTCGACGACAGAGGATCATATCATTCAGCCCTTCCACTGGCGTGGCGTTAGCCATCTTCAAACAATATGCCACTGAGACAAATGACCAACGACTCGTGGCGTGGCTTCAGCTGCAAGCTATAGCTGAGGATATAGAGGCtatgaagagagaggccgAGATGAGCTCCGACCCTGCCGTAGTGGAGCATATCAATGTCAAGGAGAAATCCGCTCTGCTCGAACAGCGCTTGCGAGAATGGGAGGCAAAGCTTGACCGAACACTGCTGACTG CTTCCCTCGAGATCGATCTTAACTTGTGCAAGAGCAAGCTCCACGAACTCGTCATTTGCTTTGATCACAATGTCCAGAGCCTCAGTCTGCCATCATTGGCAACAAAATCCGACGCTCCTCTGCCCGGCTCTCGCGCTCCACTCAGCCCCACGTATACCCGCATACTGTTGTCTTTTATCAGTGACTGTCAGTCTATCCTGGATGTTCTGTTAAACACAGGTCTAGAGAATATCCGATCGCTACCACTTCTCACATTTTTCCGAGTTCCATATGCCTTCAAAGCCTTGGCCATGCTGCAGAAACGCGTCACTGATCCAAACGACAAAATCAGCCAGATCATCGACAATGACACTCTCAAGTGGTCACACTATGCGCACAGTGTTTCCAAGGTTCTCGAAGACGCAAGCACACATGGGCTCTACGCTCCAGCAGCGGTGGTACTCCAGATTAGAGACACCGTGGGAAACATGCATCTTGCAGAGAGCATTCCGACGCCATCCGTGCATACTCGAACACTTCGATCGAGCACTGCCCCAAGTCCGGGACAATATATGCCGACACCCCCAGACGTGGTGGTCGGAATTCAGGATGCTTTGCCTAACAATACAGCTTTTGGTGATTGTAATGTCGGACTGTGGCCAGACGACTACGGATTTGCCTTCATGTCAGAACAGGAGATTCCCATGTCCAATTTTTACTACGGAATGGATAATGTTGGCGACCGATCAGGGGGCTGGTGA
- a CDS encoding uncharacterized protein (EggNog:ENOG41), with translation MRILIIGGGIGGLSLAHGLRKAGIEVRVFEQQVEKAENLAGYGLHIDRNGRRALRYCLPLSNWTRLQSLLTSAGTQLFFRDTQLRVLAEKNDVELSGKSAQEVERSGVGRLDLRDVLIDGLDDETTSVIQWGRAFTRYDQVSDGRVRAHFADGTYEDGDLLVGADGPNSVVRRQFLPNVERLDLGVSAIAGRYILDDKRVGNFPPQMINGALNNIVPSGRGWMFISAWRSRPADGDESSAPEHYIVWAYIAPSDDIPRGEGPVYGSELHEYVLNCIKGWAPELRELVTGSDTSTTKCLSLRSMPTLTSWESSNVTLLGDAIHNMTPMGGMGANTALRDADTLTRCLIDAAAGRLSITESVRTYEEEMRVYANDAIKLSTSNAINACKGGTTQRLVFRGFLRAAQTFPLIMRATIGRSSIKQA, from the exons ATGCGTATTTTAATCATTGGTGGGGGGATTGGTGGGTTAAGTCTTGCACACGGACTGCGTAAAGCTGGAATAGAAGTACGGGTTTTCGAACAACAG GTTGAAAAGGCTGAGAATTTGGCTGGGTACGGCCTTCACATCGATAGAAATGGCCGACGAGCTTTACGCTACTGCTTGCCGCTTTCCAACTGGACGCGACTCCAGTCGCTGTTGACGTCCGCCGGGACGCAGTTGTTTTTTCGCGACACGCAGCTTCGAGTCTTGGCCGAGAAAAACGACGTCGAGTTAAGTGGAAAGTCAGCACAAGAAGTCGAGCGAAGTGGTGTGGGAAGGTTGGACCTTCGCGACGTGTTGATAGATGGGCTTGACGACGAAACCACCTCCGTCATCCAATGGGGACGAGCTTTTACTCGGTATGATCAAGTCAGCGATGGCAGAGTACGCGCCCATTTTGCAGATGGCACCTACGAGGATGGCGATCTCCTAGTTGGTGCTGATGGTCCCAACTCGGTGGTTCGTCGTCAATTCCTGCCAAACGTAGAACGCCTGGACCTTGGAGTATCTGCAATCGCCGGGCGATACATTCTTGACGACAAGAGGGTCGGAAATTTCCCTCCACAAATGATCAACGGAGCGCTAAATAACATTGTACCATCCGGCAGAGGATGGATGTTTATCTCGGCGTGGCGCTCAAGACCTGCTGACGGCGACGAATCATCTGCACCTGAGCACTACATTGTCTGGGCCTACATTGCGCCATCAGACGACATACCACGTGGTGAAGGTCCGGTATACGGGTCTGAATTACATGAGTATGTTCTCAACTGCATAAAAGGATGGGCGCCAGAGTTGCGGGAGTTGGTGACGGGAAGTGATACTTCTACCACCAAGTGCCTATCATTGCGTTCGATGCCCACTCTCACATCATGGGAGTCAAGTAACGTAACACTCCTTGGCGATGCAATTCATAATATGACGCCGATGGGCGGCATGGGAGCCAACACTGCGCTCCGCGACGCAGATACCCTCACGCGTTGTCTTATCGACGCTGCTGCCGGAAGGCTCTCTATTACTGAAAGTGTTAGAACTTACGAAGAGGAAATGAGAGTGTATGCGAACGACGCAATCAAGTTGTCAACATCCAACGCGATCAACGCTTGTAAAGGGGGTACCACACAACGCTTAGTGTTCCGAGGATTCTTGCGTGCCGCCCAGACCTTTCCCCTCATTATGCGGGCCACTATAGGACGCTCCTCAATAAAGCAAGCATAG
- a CDS encoding uncharacterized protein (CAZy:GH3~SECRETED:SignalP(1-21)) → MLPKSIIAVGTLLTGVASGQATSPPKYPSPWINADFNWDDPSPVPTNGRTWAEAYDKAVQFVSKLTLLEKVNLTTGVGWEGGKCVGNTGSIPRLGFPGLCNQDSPLGVRDTDENSAFPAGVNAASTWSRSLMYARGAAMGAEHRGKGVDTQLGPVAGPIGRTPEGGRNWEGFSPDPVLTGVGMAQTVQGIQDSGVIACAKHFIGNEQEHYRQGGASQKSNGQNNKFAESSNIDDVTLHELYLWPFADAVRAGVGSIMCSYNQVNNSYACQNSYMLNYILKEELDFQGFVMSDWWAQQSGVASALAGLDMTMAGDQGLASGNTYWGSNLTAAVINGTIPQWRLDDMVVRIMTSYYKIGRDVTKVPVNFDSWSLETTGPVYAQDPSKGSTTINQHVNVQADHKSLIRKIGAASTVLLKNTKKALPLKKPKSIAVIGNDAHDNPAGPNACSDRGCSNVKNGYPIWTLAMGWGSGTANFPYLISPVTALAAQAQQDKTSFRNVSDNFNTQAIIKAASGVDAAIVFVNADSGEGYITVDGNQGDRNNLTAWGNGDAMVSLVAQHNPNTIVVMHTVGPIIVEAYKNNPNVTAILWAGLPGQESGNSITDVLYGKVNPQAKSVFTWGKERTDWSTDVIYTTAEDPVQIPYTEGTFIDYRHFDAAGIEPSYEFGFGLSYTTFTYSNLKVVKHKVRKYTPNKGKTPSAPTFGTVNKNPAANEFPKNIDPINLYVYPYLEGPVPEGQPEDVPPGSQDGSSQKVAPAGGAPGGNPGLYDVLYTVTAEIENAGKVTGTEIPQLYVSLGGPTDPVRVLRGFDDIEILPGRSATVTFKLTRRDLSNWDPASQNWVISNYPKTVYVGSSSRTLPLSQILP, encoded by the exons ATGTTGCCAAAGTCCATCATCGCTGTTGGCACTCTCCTGACGGGAGTTGCCTCTGGCCAAGCGACCTCCCCGCCCAAGTATCCTTCGCCATGGATCAACGCGGACTTTAACTGGGACGACCCTTCTCCGGTTCCGACCAACGGTCGAACATGGGCAGAGGCCTATGATAAGGCTGTCCAGTTTGTCAGCAAACTCACTCTTTTGGAGAAAGTTAACCTCACTACCGGTGTGGGATGGGAGGGTGGAAAGTGCGTGGGAAACACTGGATCAATTCCTCGACTTGGATTTCCAGGTTTATGTAACCAAGACTCGCCGCTTGGTGTTCGTGACA CGGATGAAAACTCCGCCTTCCCTGCCGGAGTCAATGCGGCGTCAACCTGGAGCCGGAGTTTAATGTATGCTCGTGGTGCGGCTATGGGAGCTGAGCATCGAGGAAAAGGCGTGGATACTCAACTGGGACCAGTGGCTGGACCCATTGGCCGTACGCCTGAGGGTGGTCGAAACTGGGAAGGTTTCAGCCCTGACCCAGTGCTCACGGGAGTTGGTATGGCTCAGACGGTGCAGGGAATTCAAGACTCTGGTGTAATTGCCTGTGCAAAGCATTTCATCGGTAACGAACAGGAACATTATCGTCAAGGCGGCGCTTCCCAGAAATCGAACGGACAGAACAACAAGTTTGCAGAATCCTCCAACATCGATGACGTTACGCTACATGAGCTATATCTCTG GCCCTTTGCGGATGCGGTTCGTGCTGGAGTGGGATCTATTATGTGCTCATACAACCAAGTCAACAACAGTTACGCATGTCAAAACAGCTATATGCTGAACTATATTCTTAAGGAGGAACTGGATTTCCAGGGTTTTG TTATGAGTGATTGGTGGGCACAGCAATCTGGTGTTGCAAGCGCCCTGGCTGGTCTTGATATGACCATGGCCGGAGATCAGGGTCTCGCGTCTGGCAACACTTACTGGGGAAGCAACCTTACCGCCGCTGTCATTAATGGAACCATTCCTCAGTGGAGACTCGACGACATGGTTGTGCGAATCATGACTTCCTATTACAAGATTGGTCGTGATGTTACTAAAGTCCCTGTCAACTTCGACTCTTGGAGCTTGGAGACCACCGGGCCCGTGTATGCGCAGGATCCTAGCAAAGGAAGTACGACCATCAACCAGCATGTCAATGTTCAAGCCGATCATAAGAGCCTCATTCGCAAGATTGGTGCTGCTTCAACGGTCCTTCTCAAGAACACTAAGAAGGCGCTCCCcttgaagaagccaaagagcaTTGCGGTCATTGGAAACGATGCGCATGATAATCCAGCTGGACCCAATGCATGCAGTGACCGAGGCTGCTCCAACGTCAAGAACGGCTATCCCATCTGGACCCTCGCCATGGGCTGGGGAAGCGGCACTGCCAACTTCCCATACTTGATCAGTCCCGTTACTGCTCTTGCCGCCCAGGCCCAGCAGGACAAGACCAGCTTCAGGAACGTGAGCGACAACTTTAATACACAGGCTATTATCAAGGCAGCTTCcggtgttgatgctgctattGTTTTTGTCAACGCTGATAGTGGCGAAGGCTACATCACCGTCGACGGCAATCAGGGTGATCGAAACAACCTCACCGCCTGGGGTAACGGCGACGCAATGGTCTCACTGGTTGCACAGCATAACCCAAATACCATTGTTGTCATGCACACTGTAGGACCCATCATTGTGGAGGCCTACAAGAACAACCCCAATGTTACTGCCATTCTGTGGGCTGGTCTCCCTGGCCAAGAGTCCGGTAACTCGATCACCGACGTTCTCTATGGCAAGGTCAACCCCCAGGCCAAGTCTGTCTTTACCTGGGGCAAGGAACGTACTGACTGGAGCACTGATGTTATTTACACAACTGCCGAAGATCCCGTACAGATCCCATATACCGAGGGAACCTTTATTGACTATCGTCATTTTGATGCCGCTGGTATTGAACCAAGCTACGAATTCGGTTTTGGCCTCAGTTACACCACCTTCACCTATTCTAATCTTAAGGTTGTCAAGCATAAGGTCCGCAAGTATACTCCCAACAAGGGCAAGACGCCATCTGCACCCACATTTGGAACTGTCAACAAGAATCCTGCAGCAAACGAGTTTCCCAAGAACATTGATCCAATTAACCTCTACGTCTACCCATATCTTGAAGGCCCCGTTCCTGAAGGACAACCCGAAGACGTCCCCCCAGGATCTCAGGACGGCTCGTCCCAGAAAGTTGCCCCGGCTGGTGGCGCTCCTGGTGGAAACCCTGGCTTGTACGATGTTCTCTACACTGTCACGGCCGAAATTGAAAACGCTGGAAAAGTGACGGGCACCGAAATTCCGCAACTG TATGTGAGCCTGGGTGGCCCAACAGATCCCGTCCGTGTTTTGCGAGGATTTGATGATATTGAGATCCTTCCTGGCCGATCTGCCACTGTCACTTTCAAATTGACCAGACGTGATCTGAGTAACTGGGACCCGGCAAGCCAGAACTGGGTTATCTCTAACTATCCCAAGACCGTTTATGTGGGAAGCTCTTCAAGGACTTTGCCCTTGAGCCAGATTCTTCCTTAG
- a CDS encoding uncharacterized protein (TransMembrane:7 (o20-40i52-75o95-117i129-151o171-199i211-233o249-269i)~EggNog:ENOG41) — translation MTENTTAIAHDHDNRGPQLLGVNIAFGIVSVITVVLRIYTRVFTVKALGPDDWFMAVATVVWIAYCVSSSTGVYYGTGQHMYNLELENMEKALYYWWLCYLLYSVIVINIKASFAWFLLRIITNQVHKWIIYAATLFSVIPRIAFFFVALFQCQPVSYFWDRSQPGKCIPINIIVSLVYFDSVMTIITDFTFTILPAFIIWSLKMKTRVKALLVFLIAMGCIASAAVCVRLAYTHTLKNPDFLWATTDVAIWSTIEMGLAISAASLATLRPLLNQISWKLGFGSEQKSSPSRLYKLPSNHKTNGGSHLDRNVYILSEFSQGRSLTKKGSEDWELGTHTAAYAEPSKNLSTESTKEINFDNESQEYLHKGMSAI, via the exons ATGACGGAGAATACGACGGCCATAGCGCACGATCATGACAATCGTGGGCCGCAACTTCTCGGTGTGAACATTGCCTTCGGCATTGTGTCTGTAATCACCGTTGTGCTGAGAATATATACCCGTGTCTTTACCGTCAAGGCGTTGGGCCCTGATGATTGGTTTATGGCTGTGGCGACT GTTGTTTGGATTGCCTACTGTGTTTCATCGAGCACTGGCGTATACTATGGCACTGGCCAACATATGTACAACCTTGAGCTGGAGAATATGGAGAAAGCCTTATAC TACTGGTGGCTGTGTTACCTTCTTTACAGTGTCATCGTGATTAACATCAAAGCGTCCTTTGCATGGTTTTTGCTTCGCATTATCACCAACCAGGTTCATAAATGGATCATTTATGCAGCAACCTTATTCTCGGTCATCCCACgcattgctttcttcttcgttgCGCTGTTCCAATGCCAACCTGTGTCGTATTTCTGGGATAGGTCGCAACCTGGCAAATGCATCCCGATCAACATCATCGTGTCTCTAGTATACTTTGATAGCGTGATGACCATCATTACCGACTTTACCTTCACCATCCTGCCtgccttcatcatctggagcctcaagatgaagacgcGAGTCAAggctcttcttgtcttcttGATCGCTATGGGCTGCAT TGCAAGCGCTGCTGTATGCGTACGATTGGCTTATACCCACACGCTCAAGAATCCTGATTTCTTAT GGGCGACCACCGACGTGGCTATCTGGTCAACTATCGAAATGGGCTTGGCCATCAGCGCCGCAAGTCTGGCAACATTGCGACCGTTACTCAACCAGATCTCATGGAAACTGGGATTTGGGTCCGAACAGAAGTCGTCACCGAGCCGCTTGTATAAATTACCATCGAACCACAAGACCAATGGCGGCAGCCACCTTGATCGAAATGTTTATATCTTGTCCGAGTTTTCACAAGGTAGAAGCTTAACCAAGAAGGGGAGCGAGGACTGGGAGCTGGGAACACATACAGCGGCCTATGCTGAGCCCAGCAAGAACTTGTCAACAGAATCAACCAAAGAAATTAACTTTGACAATGAAAGCCAGGAGTATTTGCACAAGGGTATGTCTGCGATTTGA
- a CDS encoding uncharacterized protein (EggNog:ENOG41) gives MAQYPIPFTRVITTHDPESGNAIFEKTVENNVQFEGFPVPTGNPPTSDYVLAYSTTTFPVQGLSPGSSNTSGANLDIKQYKTSLQNISPLNPTGGTACTIVEVPYGNDIAMHRTVSLDYGVIIDGTTELVLDSGEKKTLKKGDVFVQRGTAHAWRNLTQKDDNNEEDPGRTAANASGLRSAAFIKAKSSIIEEEDEFFFSVPPQYSPRSSAFPILPNIDAHRVRIATHNIFANFIRSTNLEFFPISGDPAELMAYMVSNPTQSPSLPLIREGAIHRKRQMYEQMLAGFWEACVLPDPEIGFPFVADAILANPPSFTHVQCAEVLGVPVHMVFAIPWSSTGGAWAARDGKRECHGELCFICCRGLLTWQGVNILDLEPITAISSASISSVVSVADAATRK, from the exons ATGGCTCAATATCCGATTCCGTTCACCAGAGTTATTACAACTCATGATCCAGAAAGTGGCAATGCTATATTCGAAAAAACCGTGGAGAATAACGTTCAATTCGAAGGATTTCCTGTTCCCACGGGAAACCCCCCTACATCAGACTATGTTCTTGCATATTCGACTACAACATTCCCAGTGCAAGGCCTCTCTCCTGGATCATCGAATACCTCCGGGGCCAACTTGGATATCAAACAGTACAAAACTAGTTTGCAAAATATATCGCCACTGAATCCAACGGGTGGCACAGCATGCACTATAGTTGAAGTGCCTTATGGAAACGATATCGCTATGCATCGAACAGTTAGTTTGGATTACGGTGTTATTATTGATGGAACTACTGAGCTTGTACTTGActcaggagagaaaaaaacccTCAAAAAGGGAGACGTTTTTGTACAGCGGGGAACTGCCCATGCTTGGCGCAATCTAACTCAGAAAGATGATAACAACG aagaagatccaGGAAGAACCGCCGCCAATGCAAGTGGCCTCCGCAGTGCCGCATTTATTAAAGCAAAATCCTCCATcatcgaggaagaagatgaattcttcttctcagtaCCACCGCAGTACTCACCCCGGAGCAGCGCATTTCCCATTCTCCCCAACATT GATGCTCATCGCGTTCGCATCGCGACGCACAACATCTTTGCCAACTTCATTCGATCCACTAACCTCGAGTTCTTCCCTATCAGCGGCGACCCTGCTGAACTTATGGCGTATATGGTTTCCAATCCAACCCAGAGTCCAAGCCTACCCTTAATTCGCGAAGGCGCAATCCACCGCAAACGCCAAATGTATGAGCAAATGCTGGCTGGCTTCTGGGAGGCATGTGTATTGCCCGATCCTGAGATAGGATTTCCGTTTGTTGCAGATGCCATCCTCGCCAATCCGCCGAGCTTTACGCATGTTCAATGTGCTGAGGTATTGGGTGTCCCTGTTCACATGGTGTTTGCAATACCGTGGAGCAGCACTGGCGGGGCTTGGGCCGCTAGagatgggaaaagagaatGTCATGGTGAATTATGCTTCATATGCTGCCGTGGACTTCTGACTTGGCAAGG GGTGAATATACTGGATCTGGAGCCCATCACAGCCATCTCCTCCGCATCCATTTCGAGCGTCGTAAGCGTGGCAGATGCAGCCACACGTAAGTAG
- a CDS encoding uncharacterized protein (EggNog:ENOG41) yields the protein MAVEFAVVNGAKRVILIDGGQGRWRLDFVKSKVPQLETIDYTLLPKGETVVSTLKKMCDGRGPDVAIECEAGEYSKTLGHTLQRAVGLENDTPESVNEMIESVRGFGSCGVTGIYTGYCNGFNIGSLMETGIRLIGNGQAPIHKYWEHL from the exons ATGGCGGTTGAATTTGCCGTTGTCAATGGGGCAAAGAGAGTTATACTAATCGACGGTGGTCAGGGACGTTGGCGCCTAGATTTTGTGAAATCCAAGGTCCCACAACTCGAAACAATCGACTACACATTGCTACCAAAGGGGGAAACTGTCGTCTCTactttgaagaagatgtgCGATGGACGTGGCCCTGACGTTGCAATTGAGTGTGAAGCTGGCGAATACTCCAAAACATTGGGTCATACTCTTCAAAGAGCAGTGGGGTTGGAAAATGACACGCCAGAGTCAGTCAATGAAATGATTGAGTCAGTCAGGGGTTTTGGAAGCTGTGGTGTGACAGGAATTTATACAGGTTAC TGCAACGGATTTAATATTGGTTCTTTGATGGAGACCGGTATCCGTCTTATTGGAAATGGACAGGCGCCTATTCATAAGTACTGGGAGCATCTATAG